The window GGAAAATTACATAAACTTCTGTAGGGGCAAGACATATCGTGCCCCTACTAAAATCGTGTCTTCCACCCAACTGAGAACCACTAGATTATCTACGCTGGAGCAAAACCCAACTTTTGCTTTACTTCCTCGATTGGAGTCTTATCTATAAAGTAAGCGATCGCTCGATATGGTCATCTGTGATTTGAAACTCTAGATTTGTAAGAAATCTTGGCACTACAGCCTCGACGAGCGAAAGCGTGGATTTACGGAAAAAATGAGCATCGTACTTTATGTGATTAAGTAATTATCCTGAGAATAGCGATGTTCCACAGAACCGCTTTACCAAGCAACAGGACGTAAACTCATGGTTCAGCAACCTTTAATATGTGATGATTACTACGTACCAGACGCCAATAGTCTAGTCACTGAAGATGACACGCCAGTGGATAACTTTGCCTCTGCCAAACAACAACGATTTTTAATTGGTACTCTTTACAGTTCTGAACAAGAGCGGACTTTTCTAGCTGAAGCCAATGTTGGCATCTACCATACAGATGGTCAACCTGCTATTGTCCCCGATGTTTTTCTCAGTCTGGATGTGCAAGTGCCTGAAAATTGGTGGGACAAGCAAAACCGTTCTTATCTGGTGTGGAAGTTTGGCAAACCCCCTGAAGTCGTCCTTGAAATTGTGTCCAACAAAGTTGGTGATGAACTGGGGAATAAACTGAAAATTTACGAACACATGCGGGTGAGTTACTACATCGTCTATGACCCCACCCAACAATTAGGACAGCAAGTCCTTCGCATTCATGAACTTCGAGGAATGCGCTACTCTGAAACATCAGCAACCTGGTTAGATCAAGTTGGGCTAGGTTTAACCTTGTGGGAAGGTGTATTTGAAGGCAGACAGGATGTTTGGTTGCGCTGGTGTTATCAAGATGGGAATCTTCTTCTTACAGGTGATGAACGCGCTGAACAGGAACGCCTAGAGAAGGAGCAACAGCAACAACGTGCCGAGAAAGCTGAACAACGCGCCCAATTACTAGCAGAACAATTGCGGGGACTGGGTATCGATCCCGACACTCTCAGTTAAGATGCTAGATGCTTAATCAAATCATTAATAGCTCTAGCTCTGCCTCAAACGTTCCCGAACAACTCCTTGATAAAATTCCTCCAGCGCAGCTACACAACTCTTGTCATTAAAGAGACACTTTCCGTGTTTCATTGTGTACTGTACAATCTCATGCCGCCATGTAGGCTCTAACCCCAACCTCACAGCAATTTCAATATATTCTGCTTCATTTTCAGCAATTGTTTCACTCAATCTCAACATTTTTAGCATCCCTGTTGACATGTAACCGCGCATACATTCACCTGGACAAGTAACCACAGGTAAATTGCAGGCAAGTGCAGCCAGAGTAGTGTTACCCCCGGTAAAACCTAAGGTATCTAAAAAGACATCGCTGAGTAAATTAAGCCTTAAATAATTTTCATGATTTAAAAATGAGAGAAACACACAATAATCCTCACTACTCTTGCCAACCGCTGCAAATGTTGCTTTAAGACGTGGCTTTAAAACATCGGCACGAACAAATACAAATTGTGCTTGTGGCACACGCTTAGCAATTTCAACAAAAATGAAATCATGCTGGGGTAAGTACTTGTAGGGAGCTTGGCAACACAAATAAACTACTGCATCATCCCGCAACCCAAAATCAGAGCGAGTTTTTGTCAGGGATGGAACTTCTAATTGGGGATAAGCAATTCCAAGATTAGGCAAGCAAATCAGTGTTTCCGAGTAATGTTTTTGAGCATTCTCAGGTTCCATTAGTTCGCTGGATATATAGTAATCAATAGTGGGTATTCCAGATGTGACTGGATATCCCCAATCGGTACATTGCACAGGAGCAAGCCGCAAACCAGCGATCGCAAATGTCAGTGCATCGATTCCTAGCTCTGGAAAGACCAAAATATGTAAATTATCAGTTACAATTTGCTTGCATACGCTTTCTAAATTTTCTGGAATATGGT of the Allocoleopsis franciscana PCC 7113 genome contains:
- a CDS encoding Uma2 family endonuclease, coding for MVQQPLICDDYYVPDANSLVTEDDTPVDNFASAKQQRFLIGTLYSSEQERTFLAEANVGIYHTDGQPAIVPDVFLSLDVQVPENWWDKQNRSYLVWKFGKPPEVVLEIVSNKVGDELGNKLKIYEHMRVSYYIVYDPTQQLGQQVLRIHELRGMRYSETSATWLDQVGLGLTLWEGVFEGRQDVWLRWCYQDGNLLLTGDERAEQERLEKEQQQQRAEKAEQRAQLLAEQLRGLGIDPDTLS
- a CDS encoding O-linked N-acetylglucosamine transferase, SPINDLY family protein, which produces MINQRTLQVDIAYHFDLIQRLQKSGKTQEAISAVENACNLFPDEYLFKLIKNLFIPIIYSTSDEVSFYHQRFKRGLQDLIEQTSLGTPEEKSKALAGINHVTNFYLAYQAGNIRELQQQYGTLVHKIVAANYPQWLEPRTMPQLEENQKIRVGYISKYIHNHSSTFWLLGWLRHCNRNKFEVYCYYIGNQPDTVTYKFKEYSDVFNHIPENLESVCKQIVTDNLHILVFPELGIDALTFAIAGLRLAPVQCTDWGYPVTSGIPTIDYYISSELMEPENAQKHYSETLICLPNLGIAYPQLEVPSLTKTRSDFGLRDDAVVYLCCQAPYKYLPQHDFIFVEIAKRVPQAQFVFVRADVLKPRLKATFAAVGKSSEDYCVFLSFLNHENYLRLNLLSDVFLDTLGFTGGNTTLAALACNLPVVTCPGECMRGYMSTGMLKMLRLSETIAENEAEYIEIAVRLGLEPTWRHEIVQYTMKHGKCLFNDKSCVAALEEFYQGVVRERLRQS